In a genomic window of BD1-7 clade bacterium:
- a CDS encoding Uncharacterised protein (UPF0276 protein CCNA_03364): MQQDVVRGAGLGLRRAMMSPSYNLDVSAVDFMEVAPENWINVGGRFGKAFRSIAEQVPVTLHGLSLDLGGIRDIDVDLVTSIRQFMDTFDCPLYSEHLSYCADQGHLYDLMPIPFTDDAVKVCAQRIRQVQDILQRRMAIENVSYYAAPHQQLSEIDFINAVVAEADCDLLLDVNNIVVNAINHRYDPVAFLKALPGDRTTYIHVAGHFNEAEDLRVDTHGADVIDDVWQLLEEAYKTFGVLPTLLERDFNIPEMDGLVLEVERIREIQQKVSEQANDNLASA; encoded by the coding sequence ATGCAGCAAGACGTTGTCCGAGGTGCCGGGCTTGGTTTAAGACGGGCTATGATGAGCCCGTCTTATAACCTCGATGTTTCGGCGGTAGACTTCATGGAAGTCGCTCCAGAGAATTGGATCAATGTAGGCGGGCGTTTTGGTAAAGCGTTTCGGTCTATTGCAGAACAAGTCCCTGTTACACTACACGGTTTGTCACTCGATTTGGGTGGTATTCGTGATATCGATGTTGATCTCGTAACCAGCATTCGACAATTTATGGACACATTCGATTGTCCTCTATATTCCGAGCATTTAAGTTACTGTGCTGATCAAGGCCACTTGTACGACTTGATGCCGATCCCCTTTACTGATGATGCTGTAAAAGTCTGTGCACAGCGTATCCGTCAAGTTCAAGACATATTGCAACGGCGAATGGCGATTGAAAATGTTTCCTATTACGCCGCGCCTCATCAGCAGTTGTCAGAGATCGATTTTATCAATGCGGTCGTCGCTGAAGCCGATTGCGACTTGCTCCTTGATGTAAATAACATTGTTGTTAATGCGATTAATCATCGTTATGACCCGGTCGCGTTTTTAAAAGCGCTACCCGGCGATCGCACTACCTACATCCATGTGGCTGGTCATTTTAATGAAGCTGAAGACCTCCGGGTGGATACTCACGGCGCAGATGTTATTGATGATGTTTGGCAGTTACTTGAAGAGGCGTACAAAACGTTTGGTGTGTTACCGACACTTTTGGAGCGTGATTTTAATATCCCCGAGATGGATGGGTTGGTGCTTGAAGTTGAGCGAATCCGAGAAATCCAACAAAAAGTTAGTGAGCAAGCTAACGATAATCTGGCCAGTGCCTGA